A stretch of Candidatus Vicinibacter affinis DNA encodes these proteins:
- a CDS encoding S8 family serine peptidase produces the protein MKLTPTIQSFKLLFCLLLMLAACKHETTEQYIAPLFTPPGQVISNQYIVLFEENLVDLSNLNSADVPRAQRPAIGESRKQMVKDRILEIITPMGIRPDAIIDVYAELIIGFAAVLDNSQLTQLRTHPKVKMIEQDMVVGLPETTLEYQSVGLRAQSTPCGITNAGGSADGSGSSKWIWIVDTGIDLDHPDLNVETGSQYAKSFVKGSKSADDCHGHGTHCAGIAAAKNNDIGVVGVSAGARVVPVRVLNCQGSGTSSAILSGLNHVAANDEPGDVVNMSLGGYWGANCDANSSYSSALKNMSAAGTRIAIAAGNSAADAALYTPACANATNIHTTASMTCSKAWSSFSNYGAPPVDWIATGSSVYSTYKDGTYATLSGTSMAAPHVAGIMHSLQAGPNQNGTVSYNNVSYKIAVR, from the coding sequence ATGAAACTAACGCCAACTATCCAAAGTTTTAAACTTTTATTCTGTTTGTTGCTCATGCTAGCTGCATGTAAGCACGAAACAACAGAACAATACATTGCACCTTTATTCACCCCACCTGGTCAGGTTATCAGCAACCAATACATCGTTTTGTTTGAAGAAAATTTGGTGGACCTCAGTAATTTAAATTCTGCCGATGTTCCAAGGGCACAAAGGCCTGCCATTGGCGAAAGCCGTAAACAAATGGTGAAGGACAGGATTCTTGAAATCATTACCCCAATGGGCATAAGACCGGACGCCATCATAGATGTGTATGCAGAATTGATAATCGGTTTTGCAGCGGTTCTGGACAACAGCCAACTGACCCAATTGAGAACCCATCCAAAAGTTAAGATGATCGAACAAGACATGGTGGTAGGTCTACCGGAAACGACACTGGAATATCAGAGTGTAGGACTGAGGGCACAATCGACTCCTTGTGGCATCACCAATGCAGGAGGGTCTGCTGATGGTAGCGGTTCATCCAAATGGATTTGGATCGTTGACACTGGAATTGATCTCGATCATCCTGATCTGAATGTGGAAACTGGAAGCCAGTATGCAAAATCATTTGTAAAAGGAAGCAAAAGTGCCGATGACTGTCATGGACATGGTACCCATTGTGCAGGGATTGCCGCAGCCAAAAACAATGACATTGGCGTGGTAGGGGTTTCGGCTGGAGCTCGTGTAGTACCTGTAAGAGTATTAAATTGTCAAGGTTCAGGAACCTCTTCAGCAATACTTTCAGGACTTAACCATGTTGCAGCCAACGATGAACCGGGTGACGTTGTAAATATGAGCCTTGGTGGATATTGGGGAGCCAATTGTGATGCGAATTCTTCTTATTCTTCTGCACTTAAAAACATGAGCGCAGCCGGTACACGCATCGCAATTGCCGCAGGTAATTCCGCTGCAGACGCCGCCTTGTACACCCCTGCTTGTGCCAATGCAACCAACATCCACACTACGGCTTCTATGACTTGTTCGAAAGCATGGTCTTCTTTCTCTAATTATGGAGCGCCTCCGGTAGATTGGATCGCAACCGGTTCAAGTGTATACTCCACTTACAAGGATGGAACCTATGCTACTTTGAGCGGTACTTCTATGGCAGCACCTCATGTTGCAGGAATCATGCACAGCCTGCAGGCAGGGCCTAACCAAAATGGCACTGTTAGTTATAACAATGTTAGCTATAAAATTGCAGTAAGATAA
- a CDS encoding SusF/SusE family outer membrane protein: protein MSKEIFLNFCSKYLLLTMVASLSFWMTGCSDDDDTGGGGTVVEDGLYVKGAGTGFADFSTKALFKVTKNEVLQEDRANLLELYIPVKAGADGFNIVNVSGTTRTTYGPGADFKKVETAALDVDEPKDGLWKGNLVEAATAFTVPEDGLYHVVVDLGLKKVAIARVNYGLIGGATPGGWSTNTPMTTTFNLTKMEFVASDVLMLKNDWKFRYSNGWKINIDTEFDLGGGKKGIKANSNLGGTIDNLTNGGANISNTVYGLYKFTLTYEVGKGFTATQTKTGDGPPLAEYPEKLYMIGDAVGGWDWATIDLPMVPVHSHPELFWKIVRMEGTGGFKFAPGREWKGDFGVKGTATNGVYGKGTDNVSAPTAPGNYLVVVNLKDETIEVIDAAVYLIGDCVGGYDAAKPENKFTSGTDVTITKALSAGDLRIHVASPTLKCDWWQAELMVLNGKIEFRGTGNDQARVNVAAGSHTIVLNFKDGTGSVQ, encoded by the coding sequence ATGTCTAAGGAAATTTTTTTAAACTTCTGCTCTAAGTACCTTCTGTTGACGATGGTCGCTTCTTTGAGCTTCTGGATGACCGGATGCTCTGATGACGATGATACCGGCGGAGGAGGAACAGTAGTGGAAGATGGACTTTATGTAAAAGGCGCCGGTACCGGATTTGCGGATTTCAGTACGAAAGCTTTATTTAAAGTTACCAAAAATGAAGTGCTGCAGGAAGACAGAGCCAATTTATTGGAATTGTATATTCCGGTAAAAGCAGGTGCAGATGGATTTAACATCGTCAATGTCTCCGGTACAACCCGCACCACCTACGGGCCTGGTGCTGACTTCAAAAAAGTAGAAACCGCTGCTTTGGATGTAGATGAACCCAAAGATGGACTATGGAAAGGAAACCTGGTAGAGGCAGCAACTGCTTTTACGGTTCCTGAAGATGGACTTTATCACGTGGTTGTAGACCTTGGGTTAAAAAAAGTAGCCATTGCAAGAGTAAATTATGGACTTATCGGTGGCGCCACTCCGGGTGGATGGAGCACCAATACGCCCATGACCACTACCTTCAATTTGACCAAAATGGAATTTGTAGCCTCTGATGTTCTCATGTTAAAAAATGATTGGAAATTCCGTTATTCTAATGGATGGAAAATCAATATCGATACTGAGTTTGATCTTGGTGGCGGCAAGAAAGGTATTAAAGCAAATTCTAACCTTGGAGGAACGATCGACAATTTGACAAATGGCGGAGCCAACATCTCCAACACGGTATATGGTTTGTACAAATTCACCTTAACTTATGAAGTGGGTAAAGGATTTACTGCTACCCAAACCAAAACGGGTGACGGACCTCCTCTTGCTGAATATCCTGAAAAGCTTTACATGATTGGTGATGCAGTCGGTGGATGGGATTGGGCAACGATCGACTTGCCTATGGTACCTGTACACAGTCACCCGGAATTATTCTGGAAAATTGTAAGAATGGAAGGAACCGGTGGATTCAAATTTGCTCCAGGCAGAGAGTGGAAAGGTGACTTTGGTGTCAAAGGAACTGCCACTAACGGTGTTTACGGTAAAGGCACTGACAACGTTTCTGCACCAACCGCACCAGGTAATTATTTGGTAGTAGTAAACCTTAAGGACGAAACCATCGAAGTGATCGATGCGGCCGTTTACCTGATTGGTGATTGTGTAGGAGGTTATGATGCTGCAAAGCCAGAAAATAAATTTACTTCAGGCACAGATGTGACCATTACCAAAGCATTGAGTGCAGGAGATTTGCGTATTCATGTTGCTTCACCTACCTTGAAATGCGATTGGTGGCAAGCAGAGTTGATGGTACTGAACGGAAAAATTGAATTCCGTGGAACTGGTAATGATCAGGCAAGAGTAAATGTTGCTGCTGGAAGTCATACCATTGTACTTAATTTTAAAGACGGAACAGGAAGCGTTCAATAG
- a CDS encoding RagB/SusD family nutrient uptake outer membrane protein — MKKIYFLSAIIFSLSCTKLDEKIFDKIPEKEFPENEEQAALNIIPTYRELADLIDDAGWWFWAQEVTSDEIVFPVRLTDWEDGGKWRVLHTHEWNNNVDAVNSMWSQMYDGVFEANRAIDELIPFQAAEAAKINIAKLKTLRAFYLYLLIDNYGDVPLVTSFFTADPQPKKNKRSEIFDFLIQDLKESLPFLQVNTKKFAVSKGLAYSILAKLYLNAEIYTGTPKWAEAESYCDSVIQLGIYNLEAKPLLPFVKNNDNSVENIFTIPFDSRSLKGFRLHMRTLHYLMNQTYDMLVGPWNGCAAVEDHYNSFTNDDLRKQGFIVGPQFTSTGKALFDETAGKPLVINPKIPALIMDGSYTFEQIRMSGARIGKFEIAAGTDENLDNDFPLFRYADILLMAAEAKIRQGKNGDNLVNQVRQRAGVAAWSGTTLDMILAERGREMFAEGHRRQDLIRFKKFNNAWWAKPASGPERNLFPIPQWAIDANPNLGL; from the coding sequence ATGAAAAAAATATATTTTCTTTCGGCCATTATTTTCTCCCTTTCCTGTACCAAACTTGATGAAAAAATATTTGATAAAATTCCTGAAAAAGAGTTTCCGGAAAACGAAGAACAAGCAGCTCTAAATATCATACCCACTTACAGAGAGTTGGCAGATCTTATCGATGATGCAGGTTGGTGGTTTTGGGCTCAGGAGGTTACCAGTGACGAAATTGTATTTCCAGTAAGGCTGACAGATTGGGAAGATGGTGGCAAATGGAGAGTTTTACATACCCATGAATGGAACAACAATGTGGATGCTGTAAATTCGATGTGGTCGCAAATGTATGATGGTGTTTTTGAAGCAAACAGGGCCATTGATGAACTCATCCCTTTTCAGGCAGCAGAAGCAGCAAAAATTAACATAGCTAAATTAAAAACGCTGCGTGCTTTTTATTTGTATTTATTGATTGACAATTATGGAGATGTTCCTTTGGTGACTTCGTTCTTTACTGCTGATCCACAACCAAAGAAAAATAAGAGATCCGAAATATTCGATTTTCTCATTCAGGATTTAAAGGAGAGTCTTCCATTCCTTCAGGTGAATACAAAAAAATTCGCAGTCTCTAAAGGATTGGCATATTCTATACTGGCAAAGCTTTACCTGAATGCAGAAATTTATACCGGCACTCCAAAATGGGCAGAAGCTGAATCTTATTGTGACAGTGTGATTCAATTAGGAATTTATAATTTGGAAGCAAAACCTTTGCTTCCATTTGTAAAAAATAATGACAACTCTGTGGAAAACATTTTCACGATTCCATTCGATTCAAGGAGTTTGAAAGGATTCCGTCTTCACATGAGGACACTGCATTATTTGATGAATCAAACCTATGACATGTTGGTAGGACCGTGGAATGGTTGCGCTGCAGTGGAAGATCATTACAATAGTTTTACGAATGACGATTTGAGGAAGCAAGGATTTATTGTTGGACCACAATTTACTTCTACCGGTAAGGCATTATTTGATGAAACTGCCGGAAAACCATTGGTAATCAATCCTAAAATTCCGGCATTGATTATGGATGGCTCCTATACTTTTGAACAAATAAGGATGTCCGGTGCCAGAATTGGAAAATTTGAAATTGCCGCAGGCACTGATGAAAATCTTGACAACGATTTTCCATTATTCAGATATGCTGATATACTTTTGATGGCTGCTGAAGCAAAAATTCGTCAGGGAAAAAATGGTGACAATCTTGTAAACCAGGTGCGCCAGAGAGCCGGAGTTGCAGCATGGTCGGGAACAACACTAGACATGATACTTGCTGAAAGAGGAAGAGAAATGTTTGCGGAAGGTCACCGAAGACAAGACCTCATTCGTTTTAAAAAATTCAACAATGCCTGGTGGGCAAAACCTGCCAGTGGCCCTGAGAGAAATTTATTCCCAATCCCACAATGGGCTATTGATGCCAATCCAAATTTAGGTTTGTAA
- a CDS encoding SusC/RagA family TonB-linked outer membrane protein, whose translation MNKLYLKFTLLLVFTLSAGTFVFSQRSISGKVQDATTSEPIIGAAVQVQNTTVGTITDADGNFSLIVPDGSQNLVITFTGYTTIIQSIGVDNNYLINLKPGLLLEEVILIGYGSQKKTDKTGAVSMVKADELNVGSLQDPVQALQGKAAGVTISKQGGDPNGGFSVNIRGASGFTSGTGPLFVVDGVPGVDPTTISPNDIESYNVLKDASSTAIYGARGSNGVIIITTKNAGLAKNKGRTSQIEYNGQVSVDQTARRLDFLTGDQIRDFAAKTGRTFIDNGANVDWLDEIYRTGLLHDQTLSFSSSDENSNYRASISHLNIDGLLLGSAKQRSIGRLNFTQKGLQDKLTVQARLSGTVENNNYVNYGGGISPTNIIYQAFRRSPTDPVYNADGSYFETDRSFQYFNPVAIIKETQNEREAKRIFGNFRADLEIFKGLSAAVNLAYIRDDDESFYYEPSYAASNFTKGFGKRAYNNYQSKIIETTLNYSTNFSQKHQVQLLGGHSYQKDGYDGFTAQGKEALSDYLKSYNLGALLNLEPGSISSYKNEFLLASFFGRAVYDFDKKYFVTATIRRDGSSKFGKNNEWGWFPSASVGWNLVRESFLSDVRFFEELKLRVGYGIAGNQNIPTNVDQIFFIPAGTAINPENGNKVISFQNLGGVNPNPDLKWEENAELNIGLDFGILKNRISGSIEVYQKTTRDLIYNYELPVPPNKNRYIFANAGRIKNNGIEASIQTFVVDMKNFDWRSNLVFSANEQKTTDLANEKYDLNEIKTLYVSGRGLVGGENYTQIIKPGLELGTFFLPEYAGLTEDGKFLFYTAAGGVTRDPARAERRVVGNAQPDFTIGWSNYFKLGKSFDASFSVRAVVGFDVLNVTRMVFSNPADLPTLNVLEEALSEYDKGLTSSPIVSDYYLEDGTFLKLDNVNIGYNFKTGNSKYLKNLRVYVAGTNLLTITGYSGLDPELSYGGIEFGRDQYDVCPKARSVAFGVNASF comes from the coding sequence ATGAATAAGCTATACCTTAAGTTTACACTGTTGCTGGTATTTACCCTTTCCGCGGGGACGTTTGTATTTTCACAAAGGTCCATATCCGGAAAGGTTCAGGATGCCACCACCTCAGAACCCATTATTGGTGCGGCCGTTCAAGTGCAAAACACAACAGTCGGGACCATTACCGATGCAGATGGTAATTTTAGTCTAATTGTACCGGATGGTAGTCAGAATCTCGTAATCACTTTTACAGGTTATACCACCATAATTCAAAGTATTGGGGTAGATAATAACTACCTGATCAATCTCAAACCAGGGTTATTGCTGGAAGAAGTGATATTGATTGGATATGGCTCTCAAAAGAAAACAGATAAGACCGGGGCAGTATCCATGGTTAAAGCGGATGAACTAAACGTCGGTAGCCTTCAGGATCCCGTACAGGCGCTTCAGGGTAAAGCAGCAGGGGTAACCATATCAAAGCAAGGAGGAGACCCCAACGGTGGTTTCTCAGTGAACATCCGGGGTGCTTCAGGTTTTACCAGTGGAACAGGACCGCTGTTTGTAGTTGATGGGGTTCCGGGTGTGGATCCAACGACCATTTCACCCAATGACATCGAATCTTACAATGTTCTGAAGGATGCATCCTCCACTGCAATATACGGAGCAAGGGGTTCCAATGGGGTCATCATCATAACAACTAAAAATGCAGGCCTCGCCAAAAATAAAGGACGCACCAGTCAAATTGAATACAATGGACAGGTTTCTGTAGATCAGACAGCCAGGAGGCTGGATTTTCTCACAGGAGACCAGATAAGGGATTTCGCAGCCAAGACTGGCAGAACTTTTATTGACAATGGTGCAAATGTTGACTGGCTGGATGAAATCTATCGCACAGGTCTGCTTCATGATCAAACTTTGTCCTTCTCAAGTTCAGATGAAAACTCCAATTACAGAGCCTCCATTTCACATTTGAACATAGATGGATTGTTGCTTGGATCCGCAAAACAGAGAAGCATTGGAAGACTCAATTTTACGCAAAAAGGACTTCAGGACAAACTCACCGTTCAAGCGAGGTTATCAGGAACTGTTGAGAACAACAACTATGTTAATTACGGAGGTGGAATTTCACCTACTAACATCATTTATCAGGCTTTTAGAAGAAGCCCTACTGATCCGGTGTACAATGCAGATGGAAGCTATTTTGAAACAGACAGATCCTTCCAGTATTTTAATCCAGTTGCCATCATCAAGGAGACACAAAATGAACGAGAGGCCAAAAGAATTTTTGGAAATTTCAGAGCTGATCTGGAGATTTTTAAAGGACTGTCCGCAGCCGTAAATCTTGCTTATATCCGTGATGATGACGAAAGTTTTTACTATGAACCAAGTTATGCCGCTTCGAATTTTACCAAGGGATTTGGGAAAAGGGCCTACAACAATTATCAATCAAAAATCATTGAAACAACCCTCAACTACTCCACCAATTTTTCACAAAAACATCAAGTGCAATTGCTGGGAGGACATTCTTACCAAAAAGACGGTTATGATGGATTTACTGCACAGGGAAAAGAAGCGCTTTCTGATTATTTGAAATCCTATAATCTTGGCGCGTTGTTGAATCTCGAACCAGGAAGTATTTCTTCCTACAAGAATGAATTCCTGCTTGCCTCATTTTTTGGTCGAGCGGTTTATGATTTTGACAAAAAATATTTTGTTACTGCGACCATTAGAAGAGATGGTTCTTCGAAGTTTGGCAAAAATAATGAATGGGGCTGGTTTCCTTCGGCCTCTGTGGGTTGGAATCTGGTCCGTGAATCATTCCTTAGTGATGTACGATTTTTTGAAGAACTGAAATTAAGAGTGGGATACGGAATTGCAGGCAATCAAAATATTCCTACCAATGTGGATCAGATATTTTTTATTCCTGCCGGTACAGCCATCAATCCTGAAAACGGAAACAAAGTAATTTCTTTTCAAAATCTTGGAGGCGTAAATCCTAACCCAGATTTAAAATGGGAAGAAAATGCAGAATTAAATATCGGATTAGATTTTGGAATTTTAAAAAACAGAATCAGCGGTTCAATAGAAGTATATCAAAAAACCACCCGTGATTTGATTTATAATTATGAGTTGCCAGTTCCTCCAAATAAAAACAGATACATCTTTGCGAATGCAGGAAGAATTAAAAACAATGGTATAGAAGCAAGCATTCAAACATTTGTGGTGGATATGAAAAACTTTGACTGGCGATCCAATCTGGTATTCAGCGCCAACGAACAAAAAACCACCGACCTTGCAAACGAAAAATATGATCTCAACGAAATTAAAACACTTTATGTGTCAGGTCGTGGACTTGTAGGGGGAGAAAACTATACACAAATCATCAAACCCGGACTCGAACTCGGCACTTTTTTCTTACCTGAATATGCAGGTCTTACAGAAGATGGAAAATTCCTTTTCTACACGGCTGCCGGAGGAGTTACCAGAGATCCTGCTAGAGCCGAAAGAAGAGTAGTCGGAAACGCCCAACCTGATTTTACTATTGGGTGGTCTAATTATTTCAAATTGGGTAAGTCATTTGATGCCAGTTTTTCTGTGAGAGCAGTAGTCGGATTTGATGTACTCAATGTTACGAGGATGGTATTCAGTAATCCTGCAGATCTTCCAACGCTGAATGTCTTGGAAGAAGCCTTGTCAGAATATGACAAAGGCCTCACCAGCTCGCCCATAGTAAGCGATTACTATTTGGAGGATGGTACTTTCCTAAAACTTGACAATGTCAACATTGGATACAATTTCAAAACCGGAAATTCCAAGTATCTGAAAAATTTAAGAGTTTACGTGGCAGGTACTAACCTTTTGACCATTACGGGATACAGTGGGCTGGATCCTGAATTGAGTTATGGAGGTATTGAATTTGGAAGAGACCAGTATGATGTTTGTCCAAAAGCAAGGAGCGTTGCTTTTGGCGTTAACGCAAGTTTTTAA